The Clupea harengus chromosome 6, Ch_v2.0.2, whole genome shotgun sequence genome contains a region encoding:
- the LOC116217906 gene encoding natterin-3-like yields MPIKSQDILSMLHCGESFRELTKGLLHKKRKMRSYLCVALSVLVLAADHILASDTPSDTAGTHPLTYSLKVSKEIITERHSTNISGEPGPSARNNTIAVFVAFNDAKTSYIPPFTYDNSNLEWQRFSGSLPNEAVGIWNGYTKRYDYVCRTVDSCETGFYHSGYGDNCFYAHYPDLRYTAGFYILVNKDGFENLQWKSESYGSVPANSVKPCTSAKGYVGKNWYGLGLVHAGDSFYLPWLSSHKNGRFYGYTTWYRQSYQVLTINTDEFSQVIQDVKYDIDNSNYIDAPPFAVDEHTVVNKRCESAMFSATLSATQTETHTWQFDYSMKLGISTTFTVGLPTIVGTSITIGLELSFQLTKGFHISQSQTTSLHVQTNVPPNVKCPLKMQGRKYTLNIPFTARLGRTYSSGETKWTTIYGTYEGVQVSNYDAIIERCERLADPLLCPDKVHVSDTEL; encoded by the exons ATGAGGTCCTACCTGTGTGtagctctctctgttctggtcctgGCCGCGGACCACATCCTTGCTAGTGACACACCTTCGGACACAGCAGGAACCCACCCATTGACGTATTCTCTCAAGGTTTCCAAGGAAATAATCACAGAAAGGCATAGCA CAAACATCTCTGGAGAGCCAGGCCCTTCAGCTCGGAATAATACCATTGCTGTATTTGTTGCTTTCAATGATGCTAAAACTAGCTACATCCCTCCATTCACCTACGACAACTCCAACCTTGAGTGGCAGAGGTTTTCCGGGTCTCTGCCCAATGAAGCAGTGGGCATCTGGAACGGCTACACCAAGCGGTACGATTACGTGTGCAGAACAGTTGATAGCTGTGAGACCGGATTCTACCACAGTGGATATGGCGATAATTGCTTCTACGCACACTACCCTGACTTGCGGTACACTGCTGGTTTTTACATCCTCGTAAACAAAGACGGATTTGAAAATCTGCAGTGGAAATCGGAATCCTATGGGTCTGTTCCTGCAAACTCAGTCAAACCGTGTACGTCAGCGAAGGGTTATGTTGGAAAAAACTGGTACGGTTTAGGATTGGTTCATGCTGGAGATTCATTCTATTTACCTTGGTTGTCATCGCATAAGAATGGTAGATTCTATGGGTACACTACATGGTACAGACAATCCTACCAGGTTTTGACAATAAATACTGATGAATTTTCGCAGGTGATCCAAGATGTAAAGTATGACATTGATAATAGTAACTACATAGACGCTCCCCCATTCGCCGTTGATGAACACACTGTAGTCAACAAACGTTGCGAAAGTGCGATGTTTAGTGCCACACTCTCTGCAACccaaactgaaacacacacctggcaaTTCGATTACTCTATGAAGCTTGGAATCAGCACCACTTTTACCGTAGGGTTACCTACAATAGTTGGCACAAGCATCACCATTGGTTTGGAGCTCTCTTTTCAGTTGACTAAGGGATTTCACATCTCTCAATCTCAAACCACTAGCCTCCATGTGCAAACCAATGTGCCCCCAAACGTGAAGTGCCCTCTTAAGATGCAAGGCAGGAAATACACACTAAACATACCATTTACGGCTCGCCTTGGCCGTACCTACAGCAGTGGTGAGACAAAGTGGACCACCATCTACGGTACTTATGAAGGAGTTCAGGTGTCTAATTATGATGCTATCATAGAGCGCTGTGAGCGCCTGGCTGACCCCTTGCTTTGTCCGGATAAGGTCCATGTGTCAGACACAGAGCTTTGA